A DNA window from Drosophila virilis strain 15010-1051.87 chromosome 4, Dvir_AGI_RSII-ME, whole genome shotgun sequence contains the following coding sequences:
- the LOC6634331 gene encoding serine-rich adhesin for platelets codes for MQSMKGTLLLLTLCLGAGGIWAKPSSAIFEDVWGDLKDGGNSIIEGLREATNDGAAIGKNLLDNLKSTNDKFLDDVGQLGEDLSNAISEALSTGLKDLSQDLVGNITAFKGEIDAEKNLIKRGALKNGIAALEELSSVVDELKSGVFNISQKLGEKVHIQLNETYNDLLSWGDEQLDRVDKGTDGVGVPQASQLITQLVDRHVQNLISIVEELEVKKSLLEQKLNDKISEYAGYAKDLIDAMNSCRGLSIIRCRSRIEEAIENLSDARNELKILLKKGNTLLEAGVFASDSIVALINQLAKDKRKLEKDLDGIIKDNPTSTTTSTSPTASDDASSTESDDASDASSFFGDILSKLGDGSRSLFESIFNATKNGAALGKDILDGLDNKKAAFLADITQLGKDLSSAISNSLITGLADLTTNLQGNITDLEGKIKDEKNLIKKKALNNGLAALKQLNSTAFQLQSALSNLNSKLAEELNDQVQEAIDDLLEWKKQQLERVNNATDGAGLPLATGLIKLLIQRHTQNLFSTLRNFELLKSQFEKQVNDRINEYTRYARELIAKMNQCLIGPISALRCQANTAGLAAKLNNAKNELQKLIRQSQKLIKAGVYASKNIASLLKQLAKDKLKCEKDLDGIIEDNPSENATEASTTPDADDTTIPAEDTTDSTASSTQSGEDNTDAAEDTAQPTADTTDPAADPSQSADDTTDAADSSTDAADSSTDAADSSTDAADSSTDAADSSTDAADDTTQPADDSTDPADDTTDPAQDTTQPADDSTDPSDESTDPTDSST; via the coding sequence ATGCAGTCGATGAAGGGAACTCTGCTACTGCTTACGCTGTGCTTAGGCGCTGGGGGCATCTGGGCCAAGCCCAGCTCCGCGATCTTTGAGGATGTGTGGGGCGATCTAAAGGATGGAGGCAACAGCATTATCGAAGGACTTAGGGAGGCCACCAATGATGGTGCTGCCATTGGCAAGAATCTTCTGGACAACCTGAAGAGTACCAACGACAAGTTTTTGGACGATGTCGGCCAGTTGGGAGAGGATCTGTCGAACGCAATCTCTGAGGCGTTGTCGACAGGCCTGAAGGACCTATCGCAAGACTTAGTTGGCAATATAACTGCCTTCAAAGGCGAGATCGATGCAGAAAAGAACCTCATAAAGAGGGGTGCTCTGAAAAATGGAATAGCCGCACTGGAAGAACTCAGTTCAGTGGTTGATGAGCTCAAGTCCGGAGTGTTTAATATAAGCCAGAAGCTCGGTGAAAAAGTGCACATCCAGTTAAACGAAACATATAACGATTTGCTGAGCTGGGGAGATGAGCAACTGGATCGCGTGGACAAAGGCACCGACGGAGTCGGTGTGCCACAAGCAAGTCAACTGATTACTCAGCTCGTTGATCGCCACGTCCAGAATCTGATCAGCATTGTGGAGGAGCTCGAGGTTAAAAAGAGCCTGTTGGAGCAGAAGTTGAACGACAAAATCAGCGAATATGCCGGCTACGCTAAGGATTTAATTGATGCGATGAACAGTTGCAGAGGTTTAAGCATTATTCGTTGCAGGTCTCGCATTGAGGAGGCGATCGAGAATCTCAGTGATGCGCGTAATGAGCTCAAGATCCTGTTGAAGAAGGGAAACACATTGCTCGAGGCAGGTGTGTTCGCCAGCGATTCCATAGTCGCCCTTATAAACCAGCTAGCCAAGGATAAGCGTAAGCTTGAAAAAGACCTGGATGGTATCATCAAAGACAATCCCACGAGCACGACAACGAGCACAAGTCCAACGGCATCCGATGACGCATCCTCAACGGAATCAGACGACGCGTCAGACGCGTCCTCCTTTTTCGGCGATATACTGTCCAAGCTTGGTGATGGAAGTAGGAGTCTCTTCGAgagcatttttaatgcaacGAAAAACGGCGCAGCACTAGGCAAAGATATACTAGACGGACTCGACAATAAGAAAGCCGCGTTCTTAGCTGATATCACTCAATTGGGAAAGGATTTGTCGAGTGCAATCTCCAACTCATTGATTACTGGCCTAGCTGACCTAACGACAAACCTGCAGGGCAATATTACGGATCTGGAAGGCAAGATCAAGGATGAAAAGAATCTCATCAAGAAAAAGGCACTAAACAACGGTCTCGCAGCGCTAAAGCAACTCAATTCGACGGCTTTCCAGCTACAATCTGCACTTTCCAACCTAAACAGTAAGCTGGCCGAGGAACTCAACGACCAAGTCCAGGAGGCCATTGACGACTTATTGGAATGGAAAAAACAGCAGCTGGAACGTGTTAACAATGCAACCGATGGAGCTGGCCTGCCGCTGGCGACCGGTCTCATCAAGCTGCTAATCCAACGCCACACCCAGAATCTGTTCAGCACCCTGCGTAATTTCGAGCTCCTGAAAAGTCAGTTTGAGAAACAGGTCAATGATAGAATTAATGAGTACACCCGATATGCCAGGGAACTCATTGCCAAAATGAACCAGTGTCTTATAGGACCCATCAGTGCACTGCGCTGCCAAGCCAACACAGCGGGGTTGGCCGCGAAGCTGAACAATGCAAAGAATGAGCTGCAGAAACTAATAAGGCAGAGCCAAAAGCTGATCAAGGCCGGAGTGTACGCCAGTAAAAATATTGCCTCCTTGTTGAAGCAGTTGGCCAAGGATAAGCTGAAATGCGAAAAGGATCTGGATGGAATCATTGAGGACAACCCTAGCGAAAACGCAACCGAAGCATCAACAACGCCTGACGCTGACGACACAACGATTCCTGCCGAAGACACAACGGATTCCACGGCCAGCTCAACGCAGTCTGGTGAAGATAACACGGATGCTGCTGAGGACACAGCACAACCAACTGCTGACACAACAGATCCTGCTGCTGACCCATCGCAGTCCGCTGACGACACAACCGATGCAGCTGATAGCTCAACCGATGCAGCTGATAGCTCAACTGATGCAGCTGATAGCTCAACCGATGCCGCTGATAGCTCAACCGATGCAGCTGATAGCTCAACTGATGCAGCTGATGACACAACCCAGCCCGCTGATGACTCTACAGATCCTGCTGATGACACAACAGATCCTGCTCAGGACACAACCCAGCCCGCTGATGACTCAACAGATCCCTCTGATGAATCAACGGATCCCACGGACTCCAGCACGTAG